One genomic segment of Stigmatopora argus isolate UIUO_Sarg chromosome 1, RoL_Sarg_1.0, whole genome shotgun sequence includes these proteins:
- the vps16 gene encoding vacuolar protein sorting-associated protein 16 homolog, with the protein MALITANWNPMGEAFYRKTELYEMSWNLRDGLKDCLVAAAPYGGPIALLREPLRRSPSCRPQLEIYSACGVAIASFPWKSGPVVHLGWTVSDELLCIQEDGSVLIYDLFGSFKRHFSMGQEVVQSQVLEAKVFHSPYGTGIAILTGSFRFTMATNITDLKLRRLPVVPGLQAAPSCWVVLTQDRQTKVLLATGTELYILDNTSCISVCAPGLTPQLGNIVHMSASFSYKYLALFTDTGHLWTGLSQLQTKLSEVDTKVRIPPKQMVWCRRPKSQQPSVVLLWDHLLLVAGVCNDIIQFPLENQCVCVSEIDGVRIISSYNQELLQEVPLVCQDIFKIASMAPGALLLEAHREYEKSSQKADEYLREVKEQGMLGEAVRQCVEAAGHEYDSTTQKSLLRAASFGKCFLTDFSPEHFVSTCRELRVLNAVRECSVGLPLTHTQFKQMTLQVLIDRLVYRQLYQLAIEICRYLKIPDYQGVSRVLKHWAACKVQQKELSDEAIAKAVCLKVGDSLGVSYSHIAAKAYECGRAELAIKLLDSEARSGEQVPLLLKMKRSQLALSKAVESGDTDLVYMVVTHLKNEMNRGDFFMTLRNQPVALSLYRQFCKLQEQETLRDLYNQDDDHQELANYHVSASYREKRLDSRLSHLQGAVDEYNKAKNEFAAKATEDEMRLLRFQKKLDDEKGAGLLGSSLQATMETLLMLGLYKQTDQLYRDFKVPDKRYWWLKLKSLAEKEEWEELEKFSKSKKSPIGYLAFVEVCIKRNNKFEAKKYISRVAPEQKVKAHLAVSDLEGAADVAIERRNEAEISAVLARCSTSDRLLTERLNRAKLTIAKK; encoded by the exons ATGGCTTTAATAACAGCCAACTGGAATCCGATGGGAGAAGCGTTTTACCG TAAAACAGAATTGTACGAGATGAGTTGGAACCTCAGAGATGGACTGAAAGACTGCTTGGTGGCAGCAGCACCTTACGGTGGACCAATAG ccCTACTGAGAGAACCTCTGAGACGTTCTCCAAGTTGCCGCCCTCAGTTGGAGATTTACTCTGCTTGTGGAGTTGCTATTGCCAGTTTCCCG TGGAAAAGCGGGCCTGTGGTTCATCTAGGTTGGACGGTCTCAGATGAGTTGTTGTGTATACAAGAGGATGGTTCGGTTCTGATTTACGACCTGTTTGGATCCTTCAAGAGGCACTTTAGCATGGGACAG GAAGTGGTCCAGTCTCAAGTCTTGGAGGCCAAGGTGTTTCATTCTCCATACGGTACCGGGATCGCCATATTGACGGGCTCTTTTCGCTTCACCATGGCTACCAACATCACCGATTTGAAGCTGAGAAGGTTACCCGTTGTCCCAG GCCTGCAGGCGGCGCCGTCCTGTTGGGTTGTGCTCACTCAAGACCGCCAAACCAAAGTCTTGCTGGCTACTGGAACTGAACTGTACATCCTGGACAATACTTCCTGCATTTCTGTG TGTGCTCCTGGACTCACTCCTCAGTTGGGCAACATTGTCCATATGTCGGCGTCATTCAGTTACAAGTATCTTGCGCTCTTTACTGACACGGGACACCTGTGGACAGGTTTATCCCAACTTCAG ACTAAGCTGAGTGAGGtggacaccaaagtgaggataCCACCCAAACAAATGGTCTG GTGTCGCAGACCGAAATCCCAGCAACCATCTGTGGTATTGCTATGGGACCACCTTCTCCTTGTGGCTGGAGTGTGCAATGACATCATCCA ATTCCCTCTTGAAAATCAATGCgtttgtgtcagtgaaattgaCGGCGTTCGGATCATCAGCTCATACAATCAAGAGCTGCTGCAGGAGGTTCCTCTCGTCTGTCAGGACATCTTTAAAATTGCTTCAATGGCTCCAGGAGCGCTGCTGCTTGAGGCTCACCGCGAGTACGAG AAGTCCAGTCAAAAGGCTGATGAGTACCTGCGGGAAGTCAAGGAGCAAGGAATGCTGGGAGAGGCGGTTAGACAGTGCGTGGAGGCGGCAGGACATGAATATGACTCTACCACTCAGAAGTCCCTGCTTCGG GCGGCTTCttttggaaaatgtttcctgACAGACTTCAGTCCGGAGCACTTTGTAAGCACCTGTCGAGAGCTTCGCGTCTTGAACGCTGTCAGAGAGTGCAGTGTCGGCCTGCCTCTCACGCACACACA ATTCAAACAGATGACCCTGCAGGTGCTAATTGACAG GTTGGTGTACCGTCAATTGTATCAATTAGCAATAGAGATCTGCCGTTACCTGAAGATTCCAGATTATCAGGGAGTCAGCAGGGTTCTCAAGCACTGGGCTGCATGTAAA GTCCAGCAGAAGGAACTCTCAGATGAAGCCATTGCCAAAGCAGTGTGTCTGAAGGTGGGAGACTCACTGGGTGTGTCATACTCACACATTGCTGCTAAAGCATATGAATGTGGACGCGCAGAGCTCGCCATCAAG TTGTTGGACTCAGAGGCTCGGTCTGGGGAGCAAGTTCCTCTCCTGTTGAAGATGAAGAGGAGTCAGCTGGCTCTCAGTAAAGCTGTGGAGAGTGGAGACACCGACTTGG TTTACATGGTTGTTACTCACCTGAAGAACGAAATGAACAGAGGAGATTTCTTCATGACACTAAGGAACCAGCCCGTCGCTTTGAGTCTCTACAGACAA TTTTGTAAACTCCAGGAACAAGAAACTCTGAGGGATCTTTACAACCAGGATGATGACCATCAGGAGCTAGCCAATTATCACGTGTCTGCCAGCTACAGAGAGAAG AGGTTGGACAGCCGACTGTCTCACTTGCAGGGCGCTGTCGATGAATACAACAAAGCCAAAAATGAGTTTGCTGCAAAG GCCACCGAAGACGAGATGCGCCTGCTCCGTTTCCAAAAGAAACTCGATGACGAGAAGGGCGCAGGCCTTCTGGGCTCGTCACTGCAG GCAACCATGGAGACTCTGCTTATGTTAGGACTTTACAAGCAGACGGATCAGCTTTACAGAGACTTCAAAGTCCCCGACAAAAG GTATTGGTGGTTGAAACTTAAGTCTTTGGCAGAGAAGGAAGAATGGGAAGAGTTGGAGAAATTCTCCAAGAGTAAAAAGAGTCCGATAGGTTACCTG GCCTTTGTGGAGGTCTGCATCAAAAGAAATAACAAGTTTGAAGCCAAGAAGTATATCTCTAGAGTAGCGCCTGAGCAGAAGGTCAAAGCCCACTTAGCCGTCAG TGACCTCGAAGGTGCTGCGGACGTAGCCATTGAACGCAGGAACGAAGCGGAAATCTCAGCGGTCCTCGCCAGATGCTCCACCTCGGATCGATTGTTGACTGAGAGGTTAAATCGGGCCAAATTGACAATTGCCAAAAAGTAA